The Streptomyces sp. NBC_00691 genome has a segment encoding these proteins:
- a CDS encoding ABC transporter ATP-binding protein — translation MTQQTAQATPAEQPAGDPFDRDDLPAPPGATGVLLRSLLSAHRARVALAALVLLVKEAAVQAGPLLVAYAIDAGVPAFRAGDHGPVVAVALGYLLCAALSGLLQYVFVRGAARVNQDVLLDLRGRIFRHAQILSVDFHERYTSGRLISRSTTDVESLRELLSEGLQELIGVVLSFVSISAILLYLDLGIGAVAVASFLPLFLLVRVYQRRAGAVYAERSTAIAGVIVKFAETMNGIRPVRAFRREQVNNAEFASLNHRHERSNGDALLEMARYVVGSRLVANTAVAGMCLWGAYRVASGSLELGVLAAAVLYMRRLYDPIDRLGMFLNSYESAAASLTKIAGLLAQEPGVPETTAPATLPARTGSPGREVTFDAVRFAYRTGGEVLPTFDLTVPAGQTVAVVGATGAGKSTLAKLLARFYDPTDGAVRLDGVDLRDLSTPDLRRGIVMVTQEAFLFSGTVAENIAIGRPDATREQIEDAARAIGAHDFIKGLPDGYDTDVRKRGGRISAGQRQLVAFARALLADPAVLILDEATSSLDVPGERAVQRAMDTVLAGRTAVVIAHRLSTVEVADRVLVMESGRIVEDGTPSDLVGDEGHYAGLHQAWRESLVG, via the coding sequence CGACCCCTTCGACCGCGACGACCTCCCGGCACCCCCCGGGGCGACAGGCGTCCTGCTCCGCTCGCTCCTCTCGGCCCACCGCGCCCGGGTCGCGCTCGCCGCCCTGGTGCTCCTCGTCAAGGAGGCGGCGGTCCAGGCCGGCCCCCTCCTCGTCGCGTACGCCATCGACGCGGGCGTCCCCGCCTTCCGCGCGGGCGACCACGGCCCCGTCGTCGCGGTGGCCCTCGGCTACCTCCTCTGCGCGGCGCTGTCGGGCCTCCTCCAGTACGTCTTCGTCCGCGGCGCGGCCCGCGTCAACCAGGACGTCCTCCTCGACCTGCGCGGCCGCATCTTCCGCCACGCGCAGATCCTGAGCGTCGACTTCCACGAGCGGTACACCTCGGGCCGGCTCATCTCCCGCTCCACGACCGATGTCGAGTCCCTCCGGGAGCTCCTCTCGGAGGGACTGCAGGAACTGATCGGCGTCGTCCTCTCCTTCGTCTCGATCTCGGCGATCCTGCTCTACCTCGACCTGGGCATCGGCGCGGTGGCGGTGGCCTCCTTCCTGCCCCTCTTCCTTCTGGTGCGCGTCTACCAGCGGCGGGCGGGCGCGGTGTACGCCGAGCGCTCCACGGCCATCGCGGGCGTCATCGTGAAGTTCGCGGAGACGATGAACGGCATCCGGCCGGTCCGGGCGTTCCGCCGGGAGCAGGTCAACAACGCCGAGTTCGCCTCGCTCAACCACCGGCACGAGCGCAGCAACGGCGACGCGCTCCTCGAAATGGCCCGCTACGTGGTGGGGTCGCGGCTCGTCGCCAACACGGCGGTCGCCGGCATGTGCCTGTGGGGCGCCTACCGGGTGGCCTCGGGCTCCCTCGAACTGGGCGTCCTCGCGGCCGCGGTCCTGTACATGCGGCGCCTGTACGACCCGATCGACCGGCTCGGCATGTTCCTCAACTCGTACGAGTCGGCGGCCGCGTCCCTCACCAAGATCGCGGGCCTCCTCGCCCAGGAGCCCGGGGTCCCGGAGACGACGGCCCCCGCCACGCTGCCCGCCCGCACGGGCTCCCCGGGGCGCGAGGTCACCTTCGACGCGGTCCGCTTCGCCTACCGCACGGGCGGCGAGGTCCTCCCCACCTTCGACCTGACCGTCCCCGCCGGCCAGACGGTCGCGGTGGTGGGGGCGACGGGCGCGGGCAAGTCGACCCTGGCCAAGCTCCTGGCCCGCTTCTACGACCCCACCGACGGCGCGGTGCGCCTGGACGGGGTGGACCTCCGCGACCTGAGCACGCCGGACCTCCGCCGGGGCATCGTCATGGTCACCCAGGAGGCGTTCCTCTTCTCGGGCACGGTCGCCGAGAACATCGCGATCGGCCGCCCGGACGCGACCCGCGAGCAGATCGAGGACGCGGCCCGCGCGATCGGGGCCCACGACTTCATCAAGGGCCTCCCGGACGGCTACGACACGGACGTACGCAAGAGGGGCGGCCGCATCTCGGCGGGCCAGCGCCAGCTGGTCGCCTTCGCGAGGGCGCTGCTCGCGGACCCGGCGGTGCTGATCCTGGACGAGGCCACCAGCTCGCTGGACGTCCCGGGCGAACGCGCGGTGCAGCGGGCGATGGACACGGTCCTGGCGGGCCGTACGGCGGTGGTCATCGCGCACCGCCTGTCCACGGTCGAGGTCGCGGACCGGGTGCTGGTGATGGAGTCGGGCCGGATCGTGGAGGACGGTACGCCGTCGGACCTGGTCGGCGACGAGGGCCACTACGCCGGTCTGCACCAGGCGTGGCGGGAGAGTCTGGTGGGCTGA